The Gillisia sp. Hel_I_86 genome has a segment encoding these proteins:
- a CDS encoding type IX secretion system membrane protein PorP/SprF: MKLYFSISLLFCLIISSIAEAQEVIPTYSDYLTDNLYLLHPSMAGAANFNKIRLTARQQWFDVKDAPSLQTLSVNGRLGEKIGVGGIVFNDKNGNYSKQGIYATFAYHLLLSRSELDLNQFSFGISLGVIQHSLDQSGFTAFDPLIGGANPSDIYGNMDVGMSYYYLDFFAHATVKNILPVRRELFYSAAVPNNQRKYLFSTGYVFARANSDWSFEPSILFQLREQTSEKSLDANLKAYRTLEFGELWGGISYRRSFEGAEYTTDGTKIKNQQLQYVTPFIGLEYKRFLFAYTYSHQINSIVLSNNGFHQITLGYNFGEDRGRYDCKCPAIN, translated from the coding sequence ACGGACAATCTATATTTATTGCATCCCTCGATGGCAGGTGCCGCGAACTTCAATAAAATTAGGCTTACCGCAAGACAACAGTGGTTTGACGTTAAAGATGCACCGAGTTTACAAACACTAAGCGTTAATGGGCGACTGGGGGAAAAAATAGGAGTTGGAGGGATTGTTTTTAACGATAAAAATGGGAACTATTCTAAACAAGGTATTTATGCTACGTTTGCCTATCATTTATTGCTTTCTAGAAGTGAGCTGGACCTCAACCAGTTTTCATTTGGGATAAGCCTAGGCGTTATACAGCATAGTTTGGATCAATCTGGGTTTACAGCTTTTGATCCCTTGATTGGGGGTGCGAACCCATCGGATATCTATGGAAATATGGATGTTGGAATGTCCTATTATTATTTGGATTTTTTTGCACATGCTACGGTAAAAAACATACTTCCCGTAAGGAGGGAATTGTTCTATTCAGCTGCGGTGCCCAATAATCAGCGTAAATATTTGTTTTCCACGGGTTATGTTTTTGCAAGAGCAAATAGCGATTGGAGTTTTGAGCCCTCTATCTTGTTTCAGTTACGGGAGCAAACTTCAGAAAAATCTTTGGATGCAAACCTAAAGGCTTATAGAACTTTGGAATTTGGAGAGCTTTGGGGCGGCATATCCTATAGAAGGAGTTTTGAAGGCGCCGAATATACCACAGACGGTACAAAGATCAAAAATCAGCAATTGCAATATGTAACTCCGTTTATTGGATTGGAATATAAAAGGTTTCTTTTCGCCTATACGTATTCGCATCAAATAAACTCCATCGTTTTAAGTAACAATGGGTTCCATCAAATCACCTTAGGATATAATTTTGGAGAAGATAGAGGAAGATACGATTGTAAATGCCCGGCGATCAATTAA
- the murI gene encoding glutamate racemase — MSNSKPIGFFDSGVGGTSIWKEVMQLLPRENSIYLSDSKNAPYGEKPIEEIIALSKKNTEKLIAMGCKIIVVACNTATTNAIRILRDTYPLPIIGIEPAIKPAALNSRTKSIGILATKGTLSSKLFSKTSELYSEDINIIEVVGNGLVRLIEQGKQNSAEIKELLFELLKPMLDAKIDYLVLGCSHYPYLVPVLKEILPAEVTIIDSGEAVARQTKKVLLEHELMNNEDHKPKHLLFSNADSKVLAKLVAAEENNLEVSYLDF; from the coding sequence ATGAGCAATTCTAAACCCATTGGTTTTTTTGATTCTGGCGTAGGCGGCACTTCCATTTGGAAGGAAGTAATGCAGCTATTGCCAAGAGAAAACAGCATCTATCTATCTGATAGTAAAAATGCTCCGTATGGTGAAAAACCAATCGAGGAAATTATAGCGTTAAGTAAGAAGAACACTGAAAAGCTAATAGCAATGGGTTGTAAAATTATTGTGGTGGCATGCAATACGGCCACTACCAATGCTATACGAATATTAAGAGACACCTACCCACTTCCTATTATTGGAATAGAACCGGCAATTAAGCCGGCAGCACTTAACTCCCGAACCAAATCTATTGGCATTCTAGCCACAAAAGGCACCCTTTCCAGCAAGCTGTTCTCCAAGACGTCCGAGCTTTATTCCGAAGACATCAATATTATAGAAGTGGTAGGAAATGGATTGGTACGTCTAATTGAACAAGGAAAGCAAAATTCCGCAGAAATAAAGGAATTATTATTCGAGCTGCTAAAACCCATGTTGGATGCTAAAATAGATTACCTGGTTTTAGGTTGTAGCCATTATCCTTATTTGGTCCCCGTGCTAAAAGAGATCTTGCCAGCAGAGGTGACCATTATAGATTCTGGGGAAGCTGTAGCGAGGCAAACCAAAAAAGTCCTTTTAGAACACGAGCTAATGAATAATGAGGACCACAAGCCTAAGCATTTGCTTTTCAGCAATGCAGACTCCAAAGTATTGGCAAAATTAGTAGCAGCTGAGGAAAACAACCTAGAAGTTTCTTACCTGGATTTTTAA
- a CDS encoding OmpH family outer membrane protein: MKQFRTLFIAVALMIGATAFTNAQSKVAHIASQELVETMPSYKEAMGQLEKLQKTYDAEIRDMMTEAQKTMQRYESEAATKTDEENAKRAQELQGTQRRIQEHGQKAQQDLQKKELDLLKPVYEKARVAIQKVARAKGYDYVLDSSNGAGVIMADGYNLMPDVKKELGM, translated from the coding sequence ATGAAACAATTTAGAACCCTTTTTATAGCAGTAGCTTTAATGATTGGAGCAACAGCTTTTACAAACGCACAATCCAAAGTTGCTCACATTGCCTCACAAGAATTGGTTGAAACCATGCCGTCTTATAAAGAAGCTATGGGACAATTGGAAAAATTGCAAAAAACCTACGATGCAGAGATCAGGGATATGATGACCGAAGCTCAAAAAACAATGCAACGTTACGAATCTGAAGCTGCTACCAAAACAGATGAAGAAAATGCAAAAAGAGCTCAAGAACTACAAGGAACTCAAAGAAGGATTCAAGAGCACGGACAAAAAGCACAACAAGATCTTCAGAAAAAAGAACTTGATCTTTTAAAGCCGGTTTACGAAAAGGCTCGTGTTGCAATCCAAAAAGTTGCAAGAGCAAAAGGATACGATTACGTTTTGGACTCTTCTAACGGAGCTGGAGTGATCATGGCAGATGGTTATAATTTAATGCCAGATGTAAAGAAAGAATTGGGAATGTAA
- a CDS encoding OmpH family outer membrane protein, translating into MKRQVFVLLVFLAGLQPLVQAQKPNRIAYIDMEFILANVPEYKEASTQLEERVQQWKMELERDLKKVETMKIALEQEGPLLTKELIEEREATIAFEESKIAEYQQKRFGSNGDFLIQKKQLIKPIQDQVFNAVQEIGTQRNYDYIFDRTSNVGMVFSAEKHNISDQVLRIITRASKREQLSSRGEIAKMEIEENQTVEEDKEIAEKQQAVQEVKDEREALLEARKQEKDSIRAVKQREFDERRARILAERQRKKDSIDAVRKQKIEEKENKDND; encoded by the coding sequence ATGAAACGTCAAGTTTTTGTTCTACTAGTTTTTTTAGCAGGTTTGCAGCCATTGGTGCAGGCGCAGAAACCTAATAGGATCGCTTATATAGATATGGAATTCATCTTGGCAAATGTTCCTGAATATAAAGAAGCATCGACTCAATTGGAAGAACGAGTGCAGCAGTGGAAAATGGAGTTGGAGAGGGATCTTAAAAAAGTAGAAACAATGAAAATTGCCCTGGAACAAGAGGGGCCTTTATTAACAAAGGAACTTATTGAAGAAAGGGAAGCAACAATCGCTTTTGAAGAATCCAAAATTGCCGAATATCAACAAAAACGTTTTGGTTCCAATGGGGATTTTTTAATTCAGAAGAAGCAATTGATAAAACCAATTCAGGATCAGGTTTTTAATGCGGTCCAGGAAATTGGAACGCAAAGGAATTATGACTATATTTTTGATAGGACATCTAATGTGGGAATGGTTTTTTCAGCAGAGAAACATAACATAAGCGATCAGGTTTTAAGAATTATTACAAGAGCCTCCAAAAGAGAACAGTTAAGTTCCAGGGGTGAGATCGCAAAAATGGAGATCGAAGAGAATCAAACTGTCGAAGAAGATAAAGAGATCGCTGAAAAGCAACAAGCGGTCCAAGAAGTGAAGGATGAAAGAGAAGCTCTTTTGGAAGCAAGAAAGCAAGAAAAAGATTCTATTAGGGCTGTAAAGCAAAGGGAATTCGACGAAAGAAGAGCGAGAATATTAGCAGAACGTCAACGCAAAAAAGACTCGATAGATGCTGTTAGAAAGCAAAAGATCGAAGAAAAAGAAAATAAAGATAACGATTAA